A genome region from Macaca nemestrina isolate mMacNem1 chromosome 15, mMacNem.hap1, whole genome shotgun sequence includes the following:
- the SEMG2 gene encoding semenogelin-2: MKSIILFVLSLLLILEKQAAVMGQKGGSKGQLSSGSSRFPHRHRSQHYSGQKDKQHTESKGSFSIQHTYHVDANDHDRTRKSQQYYLNAQHKTTKSKQHLRRRQRLLNYKQKGRGRVKPKRHFHLIVIHHKGGQVHHGTQNPSQDQGNSPSGKGIFRQYSNTEERLWFRGLSKEQASASGAQKGRTQGGSQTNYVLQTEELVANKQQNKQQRETQNSHRNKGHYQNVFEVREEHSSKLQTSLHPAHQHRLQHGYKDIFTTQNELLVYNKNQHQTKNLNQDQEHGRKAHKVSYQSSSTEERQPNHEEKSVQKGVPKGSISIQTEEKIYGKSQNQVTIPSQDQEHVHKENKISYQSSSAEERRLNSGEKGIQKGVPKGSISIQTEEKIYGKSQNQVTIPSQDQEHVHKENKISYQSSSAEERRLNSGEKGIQKGVPKGSISIQTEEKIYGKSQNQVTIPSQDQEHVHKENKISYQSSSAEERRLNSGEKGIQKGVPKGSISIQTEEKIYGKSQNQVTIPSQDQEHVHKENKISYQSSSAEERRLNSGEKGIQKGVPKGSISIQTEEKIYGKSQNQVTIPSQDQEHGHKENKISYQSSSTEERRLNSGEKGIQRGVSKGSISIQTEEKIYGKSQNQVTIPSQDQEHGHKEYKTSYQSSSTEERRLNSGEKGIQKGVSKGSISIQTEEKIHGKSQNQVTIPSQDQEHGHKENKISYQSSSAEERQLNSGEKGIQKAVSKGSISIQTEEKIYGKSQNQVTIPSQDQEHGHKENKIAYQSSSTEERQLNYGGKSIQKDVSQSSLSFQTEKLVEGKSQIQTPNPNQGQWSGQNAKGNSGKSADREQDLLSHEQEGRYQQEFSGAHNTVNIEHEVAYDDLLTQQYNEDRNPIST, translated from the exons ATGAAGTCCATCATCCTCTTTGTCCTTTCCCTGCTCCTTATCTTGGAGAAGCAAGCAGCTGTAATGGGACAAAAAG GTGGATCAAAAGGCCAATTATCAAGTGGATCTTCCCGATTTCCACATAGACATAGGAGCCAGCACTATTCTggacaaaaagacaaacaacataCTGAATCCAAAGGCAGTTTTTCTATTCAACACACATATCATGTAGATGCCAATGATCATGACCGGACCCGAAAAAGTCAGCAATATTATTTGAATGCCcaacataaaacaacaaaatcaaaacaacatCTACGTAGACGTCAAAGACTGCTCAATTataaacaaaaaggcagaggccGTGTTAAACCAAAACGTCATTTTCATCTGATAGTTATACATCATAAAGGAGGCCAAGTTCATCACGGGACACAAAATCCTTCTCAAGATCAGGGGAATAGCCCATCTGGAAAGGGAATATTCCGTCAATATTCAAACACAGAAGAAAGGCTATGGTTTCGTGGACTAAGTAAAGAACAAGCTTCAGCCTCTGGTGCACAAAAAGGTAGAACACAAGGTGGATCCCAAACCAATTATGTTCTCCAAACTGAAGAGCTAGTAgctaacaaacaacaaaacaaacaacaacgtGAGACTCAAAATTCTCATCGAAATAAAGGGCATTACCAAAATGTGTTTGAAGTGAGAGAGGAACATTCAAGTAAACTACAAACTTCACTCCATCCTGCACATCAACACAGACTCCAACATGGATACAAAGACATTTTTACTACCCAAAATGAGCTCCTAGTATATAACAAGAATCAACACCAGACAAAAAATCTCAATCAAGATCAAGAGCATGGCCGGAAGGCACATAAAGTATCATACCAATCTTCAAGCACAGAAGAAAGACAACCTAACCATGAAGAAAAGAGTGTACAGAAAGGTGTACCCAAAGGCAGCATTTCTATCCAAACTGAAGAGAAAATATATGGCAAGTCTCAAAACCAGGTAACAATTCCTAGTCAAGATCAAGAGCATGtccataaggaaaataaaatatcataccAATCTTCAAGTGCAGAAGAAAGACGACTCAACAGTGGAGAAAAGGGCATACAGAAAGGTGTACCCAAAGGCAGCATTTCTATCCAAACTGAAGAGAAAATATATGGCAAGTCTCAAAACCAGGTAACAATTCCTAGTCAAGATCAAGAGCATGtccataaggaaaataaaatatcataccAATCTTCAAGTGCAGAAGAAAGACGACTCAACAGTGGAGAAAAGGGCATACAGAAAGGTGTACCCAAAGGCAGCATTTCTATCCAAACTGAAGAGAAAATATATGGCAAGTCTCAAAACCAGGTAACAATTCCTAGTCAAGATCAAGAGCATGtccataaggaaaataaaatatcataccAATCTTCAAGTGCAGAAGAAAGACGACTCAACAGTGGAGAAAAGGGCATACAGAAAGGTGTACCCAAAGGCAGCATTTCTATCCAAACTGAAGAGAAAATATATGGCAAGTCTCAAAACCAGGTAACAATTCCTAGTCAAGATCAAGAGCATGtccataaggaaaataaaatatcataccAATCTTCAAGTGCAGAAGAAAGACGACTCAACAGTGGAGAAAAGGGCATACAGAAAGGTGTACCCAAAGGCAGCATTTCTATCCAAACTGAAGAGAAAATATATGGCAAGTCTCAAAACCAGGTAACAATTCCTAGTCAAGATCAAGAGCATGgccataaggaaaataaaatatcataccAATCTTCAAGTACAGAAGAAAGACGACTCAACAGTGGAGAAAAGGGCATACAGAGAGGTGTATCCAAAGGCAGCATTTCTATCCAAACTGAAGAGAAAATATATGGCAAGTCTCAAAACCAGGTAACAATTCCTAGTCAAGATCAAGAGCATGGCCATAAGGAATATAAAACATCATACCAATCTTCAAGTACAGAAGAAAGACGACTCAACAGTGGAGAAAAGGGCATACAGAAAGGTGTATCCAAAGGCAGTATTTCTATCCAAACTGAAGAGAAAATACATGGCAAGTCTCAAAACCAGGTAACAATTCCTAGTCAAGATCAAGAGCATGgccataaggaaaataaaatatcataccAATCTTCAAGTGCAGAAGAAAGACAACTCAATAGTGGAGAAAAGGGCATACAGAAAGCTGTATCCAAAGGCAGTATTTCTATCCAAACTGAAGAGAAAATATATGGCAAGTCTCAAAACCAGGTAACAATTCCTAGTCAAGATCAAGAGCATGgccataaggaaaataaaatagcatacCAATCTTCAAGTACAGAAGAAAGACAACTCAACTATGGAGGAAAGAGCATTCAGAAAGACGTATCCCAAAGCAGTCTTTCTTTCCAAACTgaaaagctagtagaaggcaagTCTCAAATCCAGACACCAAATCCTAATCAAGGTCAATGGTCTGGCCAAAATGCAAAAGGAAATTCTGGTAAATCTGCAGATAGAGAACAAGACCTACTCAGTCATGAACAAGAAGGCAGATACCAACAGGAATTCAGTGGGGCACATAATACTGTAAATATAGAGCACGAAGTTGCCTATGATGATCTTTTGACACAACAATATAATGAAGACAGAAATCCAATATCTACATAG
- the LOC105496432 gene encoding semenogelin-2, giving the protein MAPSLKEDINDKVHSALRQGFPSKMKPNIIFVLSLLLILERQAAVMGQKGGSKGQLPSGSSQFPQRQKGQHYPGQKDKQHTESKGSFSIQHTYHVDTNDHDRTRKSQQYYSNAQHKTTKSEQHLRGSQELLNYKLEGRDSAKSKGHFHVILIHHKEGQDHHGTQNPSQDQGNSPSGKGISSQYSNTEERLRVRGLSKEQASASGAQKGRTQGGSQTNYVLQTEELVANKQQRETQNFHRNKGHYQNVVDVREEHSSKLQTSLRPAHQHKLQHGYKDIFTTQDELLVYNKNQHQTKNLNQDQEHGRKAHKISYQPSSTEERRLHYGENGVQKYVSQSSSYSQTEVKAHGKSPKQITIPSQEQEHSQKANKISYQSSSTEERRLHYGENGVQKYVSQSSSYSQTEVKAHGKSPKQVTIPSQEQEHSQKANKISYQSSSTEERRLRYGENGVQKDVSQSSSYSQTEEKAHGKSQEQVTIPSQEQEHSQKANKISYQSSSTEERRLRYGENGVQKDVSQSSICRQTEEKPRGKSQKQITIPSQEQEHSQKANKISYQSSSTEERRLHYGENGVQRDVSQSSIYRQTEEKAHGKSQKQVTIPSQEQEHSQKANKISYQSSSTEERRLRYGENGVQKDVSQSSSYSQTEEKAHGKSQKQITIPSQEQEHSQKANKISYQSSSTEERRLHYGEKGVQKDVSQSSIYSQTENLIAGKSQIQAPNPKQQSRHGENANGESGQSTNREQDLLSHEQKVRHQHGSHGALDIVIVEHEGDGNHHLVQRRNYHRNPLST; this is encoded by the exons ATGGCACCTTCACTCAAGGAAGATATAAATGACAAGGTCCACTCAGCTCTCAGACAAGGCTTTCCAAGCAAGATGAAGCCCAACATCATCTTCGTACTTTCTCTGCTCCTCATCTTGGAGAGGCAAGCAGCTGTGATGGGACAAAAAG GTGGATCAAAAGGCCAGTTACCAAGTGGATCTTCCCAATTTCCACAAAGACAAAAGGGCCAGCACTATCCTggacaaaaagacaaacaacataCTGAATCCAAAGGCAGTTTTTCTATTCAACACACATATCATGTAGATACCAATGATCATGACCGGACCCGAAAAAGTCAGCAGTATTATTCGAATGCCCAACATAAAACGACAAAATCAGAACAACACCTACGTGGAAGTCAAGAACTGCTCAATTATAAACTAGAAGGCAGAGACAGTGCTAAATCAAAAGGTCATTTTCATGTGATACTTATACATCATAAAGAAGGCCAAGATCATCATGGGACACAAAATCCTTCTCAAGATCAGGGGAATAGCCCATCTGGAAAGGGAATATCCAGTCAATATTCAAACACAGAAGAAAGGCTACGGGTTCGTGGACTAAGTAAAGAACAAGCTTCAGCCTCTGGTGCACAAAAAGGTAGAACACAAGGTGGATCCCAAACCAATTATGTTCTCCAAACTGAAGAGCTAGTAGCTAACAAACAACAACGTGAGACTCAAAATTTTCATCGAAATAAAGGGCATTACCAAAATGTGGTTGATGTGAGAGAGGAACATTCGAGTAAACTACAAACTTCACTCCGTCCTGCACATCAACACAAACTCCAACATGGATACAAAGACATTTTTACCACCCAAGATGAGCTCCTAGTATATAACAAGAATCAACACCAGACAAAAAATCTCAATCAAGATCAAGAGCATGGCCGGAAGGCACATAAAATATCATACCAACCTTCAAGTACAGAAGAAAGACGACTCCACTATGGAGAAAATGGTGTCCAGAAATATGTATCCCAAAGCAGTAGCTATAGCCAAACTGAAGTGAAGGCACATGGCAAGTCTCCAAAACAGATAACAATTCCCAGTCAAGAGCAAGAGCATAGccaaaaggcaaataaaatatcATACCAATCTTCAAGTACAGAAGAAAGACGACTCCACTATGGAGAAAATGGTGTCCAGAAATATGTATCCCAAAGCAGTAGCTATAGCCAAACTGAAGTGAAGGCACATGGCAAGTCTCCAAAACAGGTAACAATTCCCAGTCAAGAGCAAGAGCACAGccaaaaggcaaataaaatatcATACCAATCTTCAAGTACAGAAGAAAGACGACTCCGCTATGGAGAAAATGGTGTCCAGAAAGATGTATCACAAAGCAGTAGCTATAGCCAAACTGAAGAGAAGGCACATGGCAAATCTCAAGAACAGGTAACAATTCCCAGTCAAGAGCAAGAGCATAGccaaaaggcaaataaaatatcATACCAATCTTCAAGTACAGAAGAAAGACGACTCCGCTATGGAGAAAATGGTGTCCAGAAAGatgtatcacaaagcagtatTTGTAGGCAAACTGAAGAGAAACCACGTGGCAAGTCTCAAAAACAGATAACAATTCCCAGTCAAGAGCAAGAGCATAGccaaaaggcaaataaaatatcATACCAATCTTCAAGTACAGAAGAAAGACGACTCCACTATGGAGAAAATGGTGTCCAGAGAGatgtatcacaaagcagtatTTATAGGCAAACTGAAGAGAAGGCACATGGCAAATCTCAAAAACAGGTAACAATTCCCAGTCAAGAGCAAGAGCACAGccaaaaggcaaataaaatatcATACCAATCTTCAAGTACAGAAGAAAGACGACTCCGCTATGGAGAAAATGGTGTCCAGAAAGATGTATCCCAAAGCAGTAGCTATAGCCAAACTGAAGAGAAAGCACATGGCAAATCTCAAAAACAGATAACTATTCCCAGTCAAGAGCAAGAGCATAGccaaaaggcaaacaaaatatCATACCAATCTTCAAGTACAGAAGAAAGACGACTCCACTATGGAGAAAAAGGTGTTCAGAAAGATGTATCCCAAAGCAGTATTTATAGCCAAACTGAAAACCTAATAGCAGGCAAATCTCAAATTCAGGCACCAAATCCTAAGCAACAGTCACGGCATGGTGAAAATGCAAACGGAGAGTCTGGCCAATCTACAAATAGAGAACAAGACCTACTCAGTCATGAACAAAAAGTCAGGCACCAACATGGATCTCATGGGGCACTGGATATTGTAATTGTAGAGCATGAAGGTGACGGTAATCATCATTTGGTACAACGTCGTAACTACCACAGAAATCCATTATCTACATAA